The Rhodoferax sediminis genome has a segment encoding these proteins:
- a CDS encoding ribonuclease activity regulator RraA, which yields MSQQTSQQAFVPLGDETRARLARCGAATLANALLKRGLRNAFLLGLHAVAPGQPTLIGPAWTLRFIPAREDKDSMALYERNDSLHRRAIEECPPGAVLVMSTGGDLSASCMGDMMALRLKVRGAAGVVTDGGYRDTPGIIATGLPCFQRAPSGPATPIALHPVEFNVPIGCAGVAIYPNDVIVGDGEGVVAIPRLLVDEIAAECGNISDYEAFVSMHIRRGRSIFGLFPATPESTQEYQRWVAAGRPALN from the coding sequence ATGAGCCAGCAGACCAGCCAGCAAGCGTTTGTCCCGCTCGGCGACGAGACCCGCGCGCGCCTGGCGCGCTGCGGCGCCGCGACGCTCGCCAACGCGCTGTTGAAGCGGGGCTTGCGCAACGCCTTCTTGCTCGGCCTACACGCGGTGGCACCCGGCCAGCCGACGCTGATCGGCCCGGCGTGGACGCTGCGCTTCATTCCTGCGCGCGAGGATAAGGACAGCATGGCGCTGTACGAACGCAATGACAGCTTGCATCGGCGCGCGATCGAGGAATGCCCGCCCGGAGCGGTGCTGGTGATGAGCACCGGCGGCGACCTCTCGGCCTCGTGCATGGGCGACATGATGGCGCTGCGGCTGAAGGTGCGCGGCGCCGCCGGCGTCGTCACCGACGGCGGCTACCGCGACACTCCGGGCATCATCGCCACCGGGCTTCCCTGCTTCCAGCGCGCGCCTTCGGGCCCGGCAACGCCGATCGCTCTGCACCCCGTGGAGTTCAACGTGCCAATCGGCTGCGCCGGCGTCGCGATCTACCCGAACGACGTGATCGTCGGCGACGGCGAAGGCGTGGTCGCGATTCCGCGCCTCCTGGTCGACGAGATCGCCGCTGAGTGCGGAAACATTTCCGACTACGAGGCGTTCGTCTCGATGCATATCCGGCGCGGGCGTTCGATCTTCGGACTGTTCCCGGCCACGCCGGAGAGCACCCAGGAGTACCAACGTTGGGTCGCGGCCGGCCGGCCGGCCCTCAACTGA
- a CDS encoding cupin domain-containing protein gives MTKEQHPHVLLAHTLEVLLHREQFDDSKWVNFPEYGLRQYFLWKNPDTGASIALLEFDKGGRIPVKHTHASNQFMYCISGDYEYTDVGLRLKPGSYYMNPKDHPHGPTIAHEKSVLIEIYDGPHYYEKPVFHTDETIGDFLAKKT, from the coding sequence ATGACGAAAGAACAACACCCCCACGTTTTACTGGCGCACACACTCGAGGTCTTGCTGCACCGCGAGCAGTTCGACGACAGCAAGTGGGTCAATTTCCCCGAGTACGGCCTGCGTCAGTATTTCCTCTGGAAAAACCCCGACACCGGCGCCTCGATCGCGTTGCTGGAGTTCGACAAGGGCGGCCGAATCCCGGTCAAGCACACGCACGCGTCGAACCAGTTCATGTACTGCATCTCCGGCGACTACGAGTACACCGACGTCGGCCTGCGGCTGAAGCCGGGCTCGTACTACATGAATCCTAAGGATCACCCGCACGGCCCGACCATCGCTCACGAGAAGAGCGTGCTGATCGAGATCTACGACGGCCCGCACTACTACGAGAAGCCGGTGTTCCATACAGACGAGACGATCGGCGACTTCCTGGCGAAGAAGACCTGA
- a CDS encoding 4-hydroxyphenylacetate 3-hydroxylase N-terminal domain-containing protein, with the protein MNTPTTQTALIPFTGKEYLESLNDGREVWIYGKKVKNITEHPAFRNSARMIARMYDAMHDPARREILTAPTEWGGFTHRFFQAPHTVEQQVASRDAIAELQRVGFGWMGRSPDYKGSFLGTLGANSGYYKGYEENALRWYRKAQERTWYINHAIMNAPVDRNKPTADTSDVYVRVVKETDAGIYVSGAKVVATGSALTHYTFVAHAGQLPIKDPAYSPIFMVPTGAPGVKMISRISNEYRAAVLGSPFDYPLSSRLDENDAILVLDNVFIPWEDVFVHNNVDLANRFAPDSGFNNRAAMHGCTRLAVKLDFICGVLSKALDLTGTSAFHGVQSKLGEVIAWRNTMWGLSDAMAKSSVPWHNMVQPDARFASAYRVVSQIAYPSIKNIIETIVASGLIYLNSHADDFKVPELRAYLDKYVRGSGGVDAEARVKTMKLLWDAIGTEFGARHELYEINYLGSNDVTRLANLYDAQNSGDLANMKAFADRCMSDYDINGWTVPDLVNNDDVSVLRTR; encoded by the coding sequence ATGAATACACCAACGACGCAAACGGCCTTGATTCCGTTCACAGGGAAGGAGTACCTTGAAAGTTTGAACGACGGCCGTGAGGTCTGGATCTACGGGAAGAAGGTCAAGAACATCACCGAACATCCCGCGTTCCGGAACTCGGCCCGCATGATCGCGCGCATGTATGACGCGATGCACGATCCCGCCCGGCGCGAGATCCTCACGGCTCCGACGGAATGGGGCGGCTTCACACACCGCTTCTTCCAGGCGCCGCACACGGTGGAGCAACAGGTCGCATCGCGTGATGCTATCGCTGAACTCCAGCGCGTCGGCTTTGGGTGGATGGGCCGATCGCCCGATTACAAGGGGTCTTTCCTCGGCACCCTCGGCGCCAATTCGGGCTACTACAAGGGCTATGAAGAAAACGCTCTTCGCTGGTACCGCAAAGCGCAGGAGCGTACCTGGTACATCAACCACGCGATCATGAACGCCCCGGTCGACCGCAACAAGCCGACCGCAGACACGTCCGACGTCTACGTGCGTGTCGTCAAGGAAACAGACGCAGGCATTTACGTCAGCGGGGCCAAGGTCGTGGCCACGGGCTCGGCACTCACGCACTACACCTTCGTGGCGCACGCCGGCCAACTACCGATCAAGGATCCCGCGTACTCGCCGATCTTCATGGTGCCCACGGGCGCACCGGGCGTGAAGATGATCTCCCGCATCTCGAACGAGTATCGCGCCGCCGTGCTCGGCAGCCCCTTCGACTATCCGCTGTCGTCGCGCCTTGACGAAAACGACGCCATCCTGGTGCTGGACAACGTGTTCATCCCCTGGGAAGACGTGTTCGTCCACAACAACGTGGATCTGGCGAACCGCTTTGCGCCCGACTCCGGCTTCAACAACCGTGCGGCAATGCACGGTTGCACGCGCCTGGCCGTCAAGCTCGATTTCATCTGCGGTGTCCTGTCCAAGGCGCTGGACCTGACGGGCACCAGCGCATTCCATGGCGTGCAGTCGAAGCTGGGTGAAGTCATCGCATGGCGCAACACGATGTGGGGTCTGTCGGACGCGATGGCTAAGAGCAGCGTGCCCTGGCACAACATGGTCCAACCTGACGCGCGTTTCGCGAGCGCCTATCGCGTGGTTTCGCAGATCGCCTATCCGTCGATCAAGAACATCATTGAAACGATCGTCGCCAGCGGCCTGATCTACCTCAACTCGCATGCGGATGACTTCAAGGTGCCCGAGTTGCGTGCCTATCTGGACAAGTATGTCCGTGGCAGCGGCGGCGTGGACGCCGAGGCGCGCGTCAAAACGATGAAGCTGCTGTGGGACGCCATCGGCACCGAGTTCGGCGCACGCCACGAGCTTTACGAGATCAACTACCTTGGCTCCAACGACGTCACTCGTCTGGCCAACTTGTACGACGCGCAGAACAGTGGCGACCTGGCCAACATGAAAGCCTTCGCTGATCGTTGCATGAGCGACTACGACATCAACGGCTGGACAGTGCCCGACCTGGTCAACAACGACGACGTCTCGGTGCTGCGCACGCGCTGA
- a CDS encoding xanthine dehydrogenase family protein molybdopterin-binding subunit — MKPVVNAAVEAPPSQRTGTHVATLAHGIGAPLARLEDPRLLTGRGRFADDVNRPGQAWGYVLRSPVAHANIKRIDVSAALEVPGLYAVLTGDDYRADGLGNIPCVSIPPTITGKTYHATPFPPLEAERVLAVGTGVAFIVADTLAAAIDAAERIVVEYESLPAAPTVEAAIAHNAPLVWPGAEGNRCFVHELGDAAATERAFAQADHVVRARVRSQRVAGNPLEPRTYIGDYHEGEQRWTLVTSTSNPHRIRLLLAEHIFRVPAHRLHVVAGDVGGGFGTKGGLYPEEILVLWAAQRVGRPVKWVCDRSEAFLSDFNGRDQVADAELALTKDGTVLGMRVELNHNLGCQLGPSTAHPPLVGARMLSGVYAFPAMHVTINGIFTHSRTFTTYRGAGRPEAALVVERMMELAAAELSIDPVEMRRRNFIAPQQMPYRTAIGERYDCGEFEAVMDDALKLADWDGFESRKAVSAARGLLRGRGLSCYIEVCATISERMELRFDATGGLAILAGTFSYGQGHHTAYAQMVHQWLGVPLAKVRFVQGDTDIIATGRGTFGSRSMTVGGSALKMACDQVIERGRRVAAILLDTVPDALDFDHGVYRTKDSSAREVTLDRVAKATFAWGAPKPLPPELWSGLEGRGYFSAEPQNYPNGCYIAEVEVEPETGQVTLAAVTGIDDVGTVINPLILEGQMHGGIAQAAGQALKERIVYGDDGQLLTGSFTDYAMPQAQDFPRFKLGFHPVPTKTNPLGVKGGAEAGTIGLPPAIIGAIVDALRPLGVVDMSLPATAQTVWNAIRDARERHAGKPPGTRFHTHPHPDGQQSDGDALPKPTDNEDA; from the coding sequence ATGAAGCCCGTCGTCAACGCCGCCGTCGAGGCACCGCCAAGCCAGCGCACCGGCACACATGTCGCCACGCTGGCGCACGGCATCGGCGCGCCGCTGGCGCGGCTGGAGGACCCGCGGCTGCTCACCGGCCGCGGCCGCTTTGCCGACGACGTCAACCGTCCTGGCCAAGCCTGGGGCTACGTGCTGCGCTCGCCGGTGGCGCACGCGAACATCAAGCGCATCGACGTGAGCGCGGCGTTGGAGGTGCCCGGCCTGTATGCAGTGCTGACCGGCGACGACTACCGTGCCGACGGCCTGGGCAACATCCCGTGCGTCAGCATCCCGCCCACGATCACCGGCAAGACCTACCACGCGACGCCGTTTCCGCCGCTGGAAGCCGAGCGCGTACTCGCGGTCGGCACCGGCGTCGCCTTCATCGTTGCCGATACGCTGGCCGCGGCGATCGATGCCGCCGAGCGCATTGTCGTCGAATACGAGTCGCTACCGGCGGCGCCGACCGTCGAAGCCGCGATCGCCCACAACGCGCCACTGGTCTGGCCCGGTGCCGAAGGCAACCGCTGCTTCGTGCACGAACTCGGCGACGCCGCGGCGACCGAGCGCGCCTTTGCGCAGGCCGATCATGTTGTGCGTGCCCGCGTGCGCAGCCAGCGCGTGGCCGGCAACCCGCTCGAGCCGCGCACCTACATCGGCGACTACCACGAAGGTGAGCAGCGCTGGACACTTGTCACATCCACCTCCAACCCGCACCGCATCCGCCTGCTGCTGGCCGAGCACATCTTCCGCGTGCCGGCGCATCGGCTGCATGTCGTCGCTGGCGACGTCGGCGGTGGTTTCGGCACCAAGGGTGGCTTGTACCCCGAGGAGATACTGGTGCTGTGGGCCGCGCAACGCGTCGGGCGCCCGGTGAAATGGGTATGCGACCGCAGCGAGGCCTTCCTCTCCGACTTCAACGGCCGCGACCAGGTGGCCGATGCCGAGCTCGCGCTGACAAAGGACGGTACCGTGCTCGGCATGCGCGTCGAACTGAATCACAACCTGGGCTGCCAGCTCGGGCCGTCGACGGCGCACCCGCCGCTGGTCGGCGCGCGCATGCTTTCGGGTGTCTACGCCTTTCCGGCGATGCACGTCACGATCAACGGCATCTTCACGCATTCGCGCACCTTCACAACCTATCGCGGCGCCGGCCGGCCTGAGGCCGCGCTCGTCGTCGAACGTATGATGGAACTGGCTGCGGCCGAACTGAGCATCGACCCGGTCGAGATGCGCCGCCGCAACTTCATTGCGCCGCAGCAGATGCCCTATCGCACCGCGATCGGCGAGCGTTACGACTGCGGCGAATTCGAAGCGGTCATGGACGACGCGCTGAAGCTCGCCGACTGGGACGGCTTCGAATCACGCAAGGCCGTCAGCGCCGCCCGCGGCCTGCTGCGCGGGCGCGGCCTGTCGTGCTACATCGAGGTCTGCGCCACCATCAGCGAGCGCATGGAGTTGCGCTTCGATGCCACTGGCGGCCTCGCCATCCTGGCCGGCACCTTCAGCTACGGCCAGGGCCACCACACCGCCTACGCGCAAATGGTGCACCAGTGGCTGGGTGTGCCGCTCGCGAAGGTCCGCTTCGTGCAGGGCGACACCGACATCATCGCCACCGGCCGCGGAACCTTCGGGTCGCGTAGCATGACGGTCGGCGGCTCCGCACTGAAGATGGCCTGCGACCAGGTCATCGAGCGCGGACGGCGCGTCGCGGCGATCCTGCTCGACACGGTGCCCGACGCGCTGGACTTCGACCATGGCGTCTACCGCACGAAGGATTCATCGGCGCGCGAGGTCACGCTCGACCGCGTCGCCAAGGCCACCTTCGCCTGGGGGGCGCCGAAGCCGCTGCCGCCCGAGTTGTGGTCCGGCCTCGAAGGTCGCGGCTACTTCAGTGCCGAGCCGCAGAACTACCCGAACGGCTGCTACATCGCCGAGGTGGAGGTCGAGCCCGAAACCGGCCAGGTCACGCTCGCCGCCGTGACCGGCATCGACGACGTCGGCACGGTGATCAATCCGCTAATTCTCGAAGGCCAGATGCACGGCGGCATCGCGCAGGCCGCAGGGCAGGCGCTGAAGGAGCGCATCGTGTACGGCGACGACGGCCAGTTGCTGACGGGCTCGTTTACCGACTATGCAATGCCGCAGGCGCAGGACTTCCCGCGCTTCAAGCTCGGTTTCCATCCGGTGCCGACGAAGACGAACCCGCTGGGCGTGAAAGGCGGCGCCGAAGCCGGCACCATCGGTCTGCCGCCCGCCATCATCGGCGCGATCGTCGATGCGCTGCGTCCGCTCGGCGTCGTCGACATGAGCTTGCCCGCCACGGCGCAAACGGTGTGGAACGCGATCCGCGACGCGCGCGAGCGCCACGCCGGCAAGCCGCCGGGCACACGGTTCCATACGCATCCGCACCCGGACGGACAACAAAGCGACGGCGATGCGCTTCCGAAACCAACCGACAACGAAGACGCTTGA
- a CDS encoding YciI family protein codes for MNLYMVYRLDRSDGQAETIRALTRPAHRAYMDHFAARVRLGGPVLDATDQACGGLMVIEAESEDAVRRMVAEDPFEVAGLSSRIDIYPFRWQTKRPDDLPPL; via the coding sequence ATGAACCTCTATATGGTCTACCGGCTGGACCGCAGCGACGGCCAGGCCGAAACAATCCGCGCCTTGACGCGCCCGGCGCACCGCGCCTACATGGACCACTTCGCCGCGCGTGTCCGCCTCGGCGGCCCGGTGCTGGACGCCACAGACCAGGCCTGTGGCGGCCTGATGGTGATCGAGGCTGAAAGCGAGGATGCGGTGCGCCGGATGGTCGCCGAGGATCCGTTCGAGGTCGCCGGCTTGTCATCGCGCATCGATATCTACCCCTTCCGCTGGCAAACCAAGCGGCCCGACGACTTGCCGCCGCTGTAA
- a CDS encoding fumarylacetoacetate hydrolase family protein: MKLLSFVSPTRASFGVVDGDRVIDMGVRLGATCPDLKGALQGGALERIERLAAGAPADYRLDEIRFLPLMPNPGKIVCVGLNYVAHRAEGGHKTESPAPVIFLRVPESQVGHGQPMLCPRESHQFDFEAELAVVIGKAGRRIAEADAMSYIAGISCYNDGSVRDWQLQTPQWSPGKNFPATGAFGPWLVTPDEVDPVRSLRLSCRLNGETMQDTTTDLMMFPIPKLISFISTWTTLEVGDVIVTGTPGGVGLRRNPQVWMKHGDVVEIELEGVGVLRNPIVKEGPAV, from the coding sequence ATGAAACTCCTTTCCTTCGTCTCCCCTACGCGCGCGAGCTTCGGTGTCGTCGACGGCGACCGCGTGATCGACATGGGCGTGCGCCTGGGCGCCACCTGCCCCGACCTAAAGGGCGCGCTGCAGGGCGGGGCCCTCGAGCGCATCGAGCGCCTGGCCGCCGGCGCGCCGGCAGACTACCGTCTCGACGAAATCCGCTTCCTGCCGCTAATGCCCAACCCCGGCAAGATCGTCTGCGTCGGCCTGAACTACGTCGCGCACCGCGCCGAAGGCGGCCACAAGACCGAGTCGCCGGCGCCGGTGATCTTCCTGCGCGTGCCCGAGTCGCAGGTCGGCCACGGCCAGCCCATGCTATGCCCGCGCGAATCGCACCAGTTCGACTTCGAGGCCGAGCTCGCTGTAGTCATCGGCAAGGCCGGCCGACGCATTGCCGAGGCCGACGCGATGTCGTACATCGCCGGCATCAGCTGCTACAACGACGGCTCGGTGCGCGACTGGCAGCTGCAGACCCCGCAGTGGTCACCGGGCAAGAACTTCCCCGCCACCGGCGCTTTCGGTCCATGGTTGGTGACGCCCGACGAGGTCGACCCGGTGCGCTCCCTGCGCCTTTCCTGCCGCCTCAACGGCGAGACCATGCAGGACACGACGACCGATCTGATGATGTTCCCGATCCCCAAGCTCATCAGCTTCATATCGACCTGGACTACGCTGGAGGTCGGCGACGTGATCGTCACCGGCACGCCGGGCGGCGTCGGCCTGCGGCGCAACCCGCAGGTCTGGATGAAGCACGGCGACGTGGTTGAGATCGAGCTAGAGGGTGTGGGCGTGCTGCGCAATCCGATCGTCAAGGAAGGACCGGCGGTATGA
- a CDS encoding (2Fe-2S)-binding protein — protein MPTLNITLAVNGQVQSHEVEARTLLVHYLRDHCGLTGSHVGCDTTQCGCCTVHLDGRAIKSCTVLAAQAQGAEITTIEGIGSVERLHPLQDAFRRHHALQCGFCTPGMVMQGIDIVRRGRGGDEAAVRHDLEGNLCRCTGYQNIVDAIMDYAGGAAGDAAVAVEGRR, from the coding sequence ATGCCTACGCTGAACATCACCCTCGCCGTCAACGGCCAGGTGCAGTCGCACGAGGTCGAGGCACGAACGCTGCTCGTGCACTACCTGCGCGACCACTGCGGTCTGACCGGTAGCCACGTCGGCTGCGACACCACGCAATGCGGCTGCTGCACCGTCCATCTCGACGGACGCGCCATCAAGTCGTGCACGGTGCTGGCAGCGCAGGCGCAGGGCGCTGAGATTACGACAATCGAAGGCATCGGCAGCGTCGAGCGGCTGCATCCGCTGCAAGACGCTTTCCGTCGCCACCACGCGCTGCAGTGCGGCTTTTGCACGCCGGGCATGGTGATGCAGGGCATCGACATCGTGCGACGAGGCCGGGGCGGCGACGAGGCCGCGGTGCGCCACGATCTGGAAGGCAACCTGTGCCGCTGCACCGGCTACCAGAACATCGTCGACGCGATCATGGACTACGCCGGCGGCGCTGCTGGCGACGCTGCGGTAGCGGTGGAGGGGCGGCGATGA
- a CDS encoding flavin reductase family protein, with product MPPIDHADFAGVQPAGVDPLPTFTAREFRDAMGEFTTGVVVISTEFEGQAHAMTANAFMSGSLEPPLVLVSVAHTARMHARIRQAQCFAISILCNTQLNCSNHFAGKPQTDNPPLFERLHDLPVVAGASLQLATALVHDYDCGDHTLFVGHVQALRAHPDKPRPLLFHGGKYNQLAAADWSAENVPTGFWHDGHEGW from the coding sequence GTGCCCCCAATCGATCATGCAGATTTCGCCGGTGTTCAGCCGGCCGGCGTCGACCCGTTGCCGACGTTCACTGCACGCGAGTTTCGTGACGCTATGGGCGAGTTCACCACCGGCGTGGTGGTGATCTCCACCGAGTTCGAGGGTCAAGCGCACGCGATGACGGCCAACGCGTTCATGTCCGGCTCGCTCGAACCGCCGCTGGTTCTGGTGTCAGTGGCGCACACGGCGCGCATGCACGCGCGCATCCGTCAGGCGCAGTGTTTTGCGATCAGCATCCTGTGCAACACCCAGCTCAACTGCAGCAATCACTTCGCCGGCAAACCGCAGACCGACAACCCACCGCTATTCGAGCGGCTGCACGACCTGCCGGTGGTAGCGGGCGCGTCGCTGCAGCTCGCCACCGCGCTGGTGCACGACTACGACTGCGGCGACCATACGCTGTTTGTTGGCCACGTTCAGGCGCTGCGTGCCCACCCCGACAAGCCCAGGCCGCTGCTGTTCCACGGCGGCAAGTACAACCAGTTGGCTGCAGCCGACTGGAGCGCCGAAAACGTCCCGACCGGCTTCTGGCACGATGGTCATGAGGGCTGGTGA
- a CDS encoding VOC family protein: MPEELTTMPNAVEISYVVYEATDLDRMEAFLRDFGLVTAEKTADTLYMRGAGTVPYLHATRRSSRNGFVGAALDMASRAELDAVARLPGSSAVEPNPGPGGGWRVRMSTPNGVPIDAVWGRQPAQPIAMREPNPYNWGTVKNRLNYSLRPKRAPGLVMRLGHFGLRVTDHDLTRAWFHDRFGLVDSDYLCVPGDEERVIGTFLRFDCGATAVDHHSMLITQSVNPNDTGVHHCSFEMQDIDELFGAHDHLLAQGHKLECGVGRHLVGSQIFDYWRDPFDNRIEHYTDGDVANNQYQPVRYAVAADDTTQWGMDPPREFFD; the protein is encoded by the coding sequence GTGCCCGAAGAGCTGACCACAATGCCCAACGCCGTTGAAATCTCCTACGTCGTCTACGAGGCGACCGACCTCGACCGCATGGAAGCATTCCTGCGCGACTTCGGGCTCGTCACCGCGGAAAAGACCGCCGACACGTTGTACATGCGCGGTGCCGGCACCGTGCCTTACCTCCACGCCACCCGTCGCTCCAGCCGCAATGGCTTCGTCGGCGCGGCGCTCGACATGGCGAGCCGCGCCGAGCTCGATGCCGTCGCCAGACTGCCGGGTTCGTCGGCGGTCGAACCGAATCCCGGCCCTGGTGGCGGCTGGCGCGTGCGCATGAGCACGCCCAACGGCGTGCCGATCGACGCGGTCTGGGGTCGCCAGCCAGCCCAGCCGATTGCGATGCGTGAACCGAACCCATACAACTGGGGCACAGTGAAAAACCGCCTGAACTACTCGCTGCGGCCAAAGCGCGCGCCCGGGCTGGTGATGCGGCTGGGACACTTCGGACTGCGGGTGACCGACCATGACCTGACGCGAGCGTGGTTCCACGACCGCTTCGGCCTTGTCGACTCCGACTACCTGTGCGTACCCGGCGACGAGGAGCGCGTGATCGGCACCTTCCTGCGCTTCGACTGCGGCGCCACCGCGGTCGACCATCACTCAATGCTGATCACGCAGTCGGTCAACCCGAACGATACAGGCGTGCACCACTGCAGCTTCGAAATGCAGGACATCGACGAGTTGTTCGGCGCCCACGATCACCTGCTGGCGCAGGGCCACAAGCTTGAGTGCGGCGTCGGCCGCCACTTGGTCGGCAGCCAGATTTTCGACTATTGGCGCGACCCCTTCGACAACCGCATAGAGCACTACACCGACGGCGACGTTGCCAACAACCAGTACCAGCCGGTGCGCTATGCCGTCGCCGCCGACGACACCACGCAGTGGGGCATGGACCCGCCGCGCGAATTTTTCGACTGA
- a CDS encoding CoxG family protein, with translation MELTGHQLLPIPRDRVWSALLDPETLRAAIPGCEFVTDEGNGLYTVGVLAAVGPVKARFKGRMQQQDVQPPNRYTLSFEGDGGIAGFAKGSAEVELLEEGEGRDNTRLNYRAQAQIGGRLAQIGSRLVDATAAKMSAQFFDRLTQVITAPAGAPEAALAEAQVVARPAAVGVPVAVQAAPGTVTIQMPAWAWAFTLAALVALIGWLAVN, from the coding sequence ATGGAACTCACCGGACACCAACTGCTACCGATCCCGCGCGACCGCGTGTGGTCTGCGCTGCTAGACCCCGAGACCCTGCGTGCCGCGATCCCCGGCTGCGAGTTCGTCACCGACGAAGGCAACGGCCTATATACCGTCGGCGTGCTGGCCGCGGTGGGGCCGGTGAAGGCGCGTTTCAAGGGCCGTATGCAGCAGCAGGACGTGCAACCGCCCAACCGCTACACGCTCAGCTTCGAGGGCGATGGCGGCATTGCCGGCTTCGCCAAGGGCAGTGCCGAAGTCGAGTTGCTGGAAGAGGGCGAGGGGCGCGATAACACCCGCCTGAACTACCGCGCGCAGGCGCAGATCGGCGGCCGGCTGGCGCAGATCGGGTCGCGGCTGGTCGACGCCACCGCGGCCAAGATGTCGGCGCAGTTCTTCGATCGCCTGACGCAGGTGATTACAGCGCCTGCCGGAGCGCCCGAGGCCGCTTTGGCCGAGGCGCAAGTCGTCGCGCGCCCGGCCGCCGTCGGCGTGCCGGTCGCGGTGCAGGCCGCGCCAGGCACGGTCACGATCCAGATGCCCGCCTGGGCCTGGGCCTTCACGCTGGCCGCGCTGGTCGCGCTGATCGGCTGGCTGGCCGTCAACTGA
- a CDS encoding FAD binding domain-containing protein has translation MSNAMIDFGYVRPRSVAEAAKLLADEPEAKVLAGGQSLIPILKQRLARPSLLVDVQALDAMRGIEIDDSRVRLGAFTRHAEVAANARIAEALPALAHMARGIAHPQVRHMGTIGGSLAHNDPGADYPAAVLGLGATIVTDRRRIAADEFFTGLFDTALAAGELLLQIEFPRHRRSGYCKIPHPASGLVNTGVWITRLGDGVRVAVNGASPCVFRHGELEQRLAAHFDPASLDDFQQPAQGLNADMHTSAEYRAQLVAVAARRALSMVLSH, from the coding sequence ATGAGCAATGCGATGATTGACTTCGGCTACGTCCGGCCGCGCTCGGTGGCCGAGGCGGCGAAGCTGCTGGCCGACGAGCCGGAAGCCAAGGTGCTGGCCGGCGGCCAGTCGCTGATCCCGATCCTCAAGCAGCGGCTGGCGCGGCCGAGCCTGCTGGTCGACGTGCAGGCGCTGGACGCGATGCGCGGTATCGAGATCGACGACAGCCGTGTGCGCCTGGGCGCCTTCACCCGCCATGCCGAGGTCGCGGCGAACGCGCGCATCGCCGAGGCGCTGCCGGCGCTCGCGCACATGGCGCGTGGCATCGCGCACCCGCAGGTGCGTCACATGGGCACGATCGGCGGCTCGCTCGCGCACAACGACCCGGGCGCCGACTATCCCGCAGCCGTGCTCGGGCTGGGGGCGACAATCGTTACCGACCGCCGCCGCATTGCCGCCGACGAGTTCTTCACCGGTCTGTTCGACACGGCGTTGGCGGCGGGCGAATTGCTGCTGCAGATCGAGTTCCCGCGCCACCGCCGCAGCGGCTACTGCAAGATACCGCACCCGGCGTCGGGCTTGGTCAACACCGGCGTGTGGATCACTCGGCTGGGCGACGGCGTGCGTGTTGCCGTCAACGGCGCGTCGCCGTGTGTGTTCCGCCATGGCGAGCTCGAGCAGCGGCTGGCGGCGCACTTCGACCCCGCGAGCCTGGACGACTTCCAACAGCCGGCGCAGGGCCTGAACGCCGACATGCATACCAGCGCTGAGTACCGCGCCCAGCTGGTGGCGGTGGCCGCGCGGCGTGCGCTGTCGATGGTCCTGTCGCACTGA
- a CDS encoding RidA family protein codes for MALKQQHPVSPNVAEYPPGHWSNVTRVGDLIWLSGFTARANDLKTIRGVGSAYEQTKVIFQKVKDCLEAADARMSDIVNMTIYVIDMADNKEIWRARQEFFSGAFPCSTLVQVASLANPEIKLEIQCQAVAGSGA; via the coding sequence ATGGCACTGAAGCAGCAACACCCCGTTTCCCCCAACGTCGCCGAGTACCCGCCGGGTCACTGGTCCAACGTCACCCGCGTCGGTGACCTGATCTGGCTGTCGGGCTTCACCGCCCGCGCCAACGACCTGAAAACCATCCGAGGCGTCGGTAGCGCCTATGAACAGACCAAGGTGATCTTCCAGAAAGTCAAGGACTGCCTGGAGGCGGCCGACGCACGCATGTCGGACATCGTGAACATGACTATCTACGTCATCGACATGGCCGATAACAAGGAGATCTGGCGCGCGCGCCAGGAGTTCTTCAGCGGCGCCTTTCCCTGCTCCACCCTGGTCCAAGTGGCCAGTCTTGCCAACCCCGAGATCAAGCTCGAGATCCAGTGCCAGGCCGTGGCCGGCAGCGGCGCCTGA